Proteins from one Comamonas flocculans genomic window:
- the gmk gene encoding guanylate kinase codes for MDYPGNLFVVSAPSGAGKSSLVNALMELDALVSHSVSHTTRTPRGQEKDGREYHFVSVQQFDAMVQADAFVEWANVHGNRYGTSRRSIEERISRGGDVMLEIDYQGAAQIKRAFANAVLVFVLPPSLQELHARLLRRGEDSPDVIEQRLANAVQEMAQVEKFDFVIINEVFERALFDLKTIVHAQRLKVAAQRRARADTFKSLHLNLPE; via the coding sequence GAATTTGTTTGTCGTCTCCGCCCCCAGCGGGGCGGGCAAGTCGAGTCTGGTCAATGCGCTGATGGAACTCGACGCGCTGGTCTCGCATTCCGTCTCGCACACCACGCGCACGCCGCGCGGGCAGGAAAAGGACGGGCGCGAATACCACTTCGTGTCGGTGCAGCAGTTCGACGCCATGGTGCAGGCGGACGCTTTCGTCGAGTGGGCCAACGTGCACGGCAACCGCTACGGCACCTCGCGGCGCAGCATAGAAGAGCGCATCTCGCGCGGCGGTGACGTGATGCTGGAGATCGACTACCAGGGCGCAGCGCAGATCAAGCGGGCCTTTGCCAACGCGGTGCTGGTCTTCGTGCTGCCGCCCAGCCTGCAGGAGCTGCATGCGCGCCTGCTGCGCCGCGGCGAGGACAGCCCCGACGTCATAGAGCAGCGCCTGGCCAATGCGGTGCAGGAGATGGCCCAGGTCGAGAAATTCGACTTCGTTATAATCAACGAGGTTTTCGAGCGTGCGCTTTTCGACCTGAAGACCATCGTGCACGCACAGCGCCTGAAAGTGGCCGCGCAGCGACGCGCACGGGCCGATACTTTCAAATCCCTGCACCTGAACCTGCCAGAGTAA
- the rpoZ gene encoding DNA-directed RNA polymerase subunit omega — protein sequence MARITVEDCLEHIPNRFQLVLAATYRARMLSQGHAPKIESRNKPGVTALREIAAGKVGLEMLKKVPG from the coding sequence ATGGCCCGCATTACCGTGGAAGACTGCCTTGAGCACATTCCCAACCGTTTCCAGCTTGTGCTTGCCGCCACCTACCGTGCGCGCATGCTCAGCCAGGGCCACGCCCCCAAGATCGAAAGCCGCAACAAGCCCGGCGTGACCGCGCTGCGCGAGATCGCTGCCGGCAAGGTGGGCCTGGAGATGCTGAAAAAAGTCCCGGGCTGA